Proteins from a genomic interval of Syntrophomonadaceae bacterium:
- a CDS encoding xanthine dehydrogenase family protein subunit M yields the protein MGAYGFVSPGTIKEAVELLATHGDARILAGGTDLVIQLREGKKSAGLLIDLSRVEELRRIELDNGMISIGSMTVFSRLASEPLVRQHAAALAKASGQVGSVQIRNLGTIGGNLANASPAGDSIPPLLVLDATVQVAGKNGSRWMKAADVLAGVGKNTLAPFEMITKISFPVPPAGSRSGFVKLGRRKALAIARISLAGLLVLSQDGKIEEARLALGAVGSTAFRAMEAEAVLNQQPLGREAIVDCLNTLEKIVREKLGSRASAVYKREAIRGVGEEFFYQLTPEVYRG from the coding sequence ATGGGAGCATACGGGTTTGTTTCTCCCGGCACCATAAAAGAAGCTGTCGAGCTGCTGGCCACTCACGGGGATGCCAGGATTCTGGCGGGGGGAACAGATTTGGTGATTCAATTGCGGGAAGGCAAGAAATCTGCCGGATTGCTGATTGACCTGTCCCGGGTGGAGGAGCTGCGCAGAATCGAGCTGGATAATGGGATGATCAGCATTGGCAGTATGACTGTCTTCAGCCGGTTGGCCAGTGAGCCCCTGGTGCGGCAGCACGCCGCTGCTTTGGCTAAAGCCTCCGGGCAAGTCGGCTCGGTCCAGATCCGCAACTTAGGGACCATCGGCGGCAATTTAGCCAACGCTTCCCCTGCAGGGGACAGCATTCCGCCGCTTTTAGTGCTGGATGCCACTGTGCAAGTGGCCGGGAAAAACGGCAGCCGTTGGATGAAAGCAGCGGATGTTTTGGCTGGGGTAGGCAAAAACACCCTGGCACCATTTGAAATGATCACAAAAATCAGTTTTCCGGTGCCTCCCGCCGGGAGCAGGAGCGGTTTTGTCAAGTTGGGGCGCCGCAAGGCCCTGGCTATTGCCCGGATCAGTTTGGCCGGTTTGCTGGTATTGAGCCAAGACGGGAAGATAGAGGAGGCACGCCTGGCCCTGGGAGCGGTAGGCAGCACAGCCTTCCGGGCTATGGAAGCGGAAGCGGTCTTAAATCAACAGCCTCTGGGGCGAGAAGCAATAGTAGACTGCTTAAATACATTGGAAAAAATCGTTCGGGAAAAACTAGGGAGTCGAGCTTCAGCAGTCTATAAGCGAGAAGCCATCCGGGGTGTAGGTGAGGAGTTTTTTTATCAGTTAACACCGGAGGTATACCGGGGCTAG